A region from the Phycisphaerales bacterium genome encodes:
- a CDS encoding prepilin-type N-terminal cleavage/methylation domain-containing protein: MRIPRAFTLIELLVVIAIIALLIGLLLPALGAARESARRVACLSNTRQLAIACGTYSNDTKVGYFLPAFFDWEDNIGWLFPDFISDYNVAICPSTKNRVRADVTLSSVQGPEVFDLYGRDFIRDTFWAARDAADNTGGHSYEIRAWFTAGKYLDGTVIYTPPGVSLGQQLGWRQSETPAVFEMQTINVLKTIRNTAHPDRSYLFIDNDNDQSIVPSVGRPDGINNYPDPWNNHGKDGYNISYADGHAAWMGTGEKLIRMYLDAYDTPPTNYQNVSPYRQRSFSWNGASIPEYFLP; encoded by the coding sequence ATGCGTATCCCGCGGGCCTTCACGCTCATCGAACTCCTCGTCGTCATCGCGATCATCGCGCTCCTGATCGGCCTTCTGCTCCCCGCGCTCGGGGCCGCGCGCGAGTCCGCACGCCGCGTCGCGTGCCTCTCGAACACACGCCAACTCGCCATCGCCTGCGGCACGTACTCGAACGACACCAAGGTCGGCTATTTCCTCCCCGCCTTCTTCGACTGGGAGGACAACATCGGCTGGCTCTTCCCCGACTTCATCAGCGATTACAACGTCGCAATCTGTCCCTCGACCAAGAACCGCGTCCGCGCCGACGTCACCCTCAGCAGCGTGCAGGGCCCCGAGGTCTTCGATCTCTATGGGCGCGACTTCATCCGCGACACTTTCTGGGCCGCCCGCGACGCCGCCGACAACACCGGCGGGCACAGTTACGAGATCCGCGCCTGGTTCACCGCCGGCAAATACCTCGACGGCACCGTCATCTATACCCCACCGGGCGTCTCCCTCGGGCAGCAACTCGGCTGGCGGCAGAGCGAGACCCCCGCGGTCTTTGAGATGCAGACGATCAACGTTCTCAAGACCATCCGAAACACGGCCCACCCCGACCGGTCGTATCTCTTCATCGACAACGACAACGACCAATCGATCGTCCCTAGCGTCGGCCGCCCCGATGGCATCAACAACTATCCCGACCCTTGGAATAACCACGGCAAGGACGGATACAACATCTCCTACGCCGACGGGCACGCCGCGTGGATGGGCACGGGCGAGAAACTCATCCGCATGTATCTCGACGCGTACGACACGCCGCCGACGAACTATCAGAACGTCT